The DNA segment GTCCTTGAAGAGCTGCTGCCCTGGGGTTTGAGATACTGCCTTTGTGAGTTTCAGAAGCGATATTGCCATGGCTTAAGCCAGAGAAGAGGTGGGTTGGGCCGACTAGTCCGTCGAGATTGAGTTCGTGGTATTTCAACGCTATAATTATAGGCTATGGAAGAAATTTTGACTAAAGTCAAAAATGAACACGAGGAAATCTATCAAAAGCTGGATAAGATTTTGCAAGATTTGACTAAAGTCAAAAATATTCGTGATGATGAGCATTTACTCAAGACTAGTAAAGTGATGCTCGATTATGTCAAATGGCTTTTGGAGAGTCATTTTAAGGATGAAGAGAGGGATTTGTTTCCTGGGATTGAAGATCTTGAGTTTAAAGAGAGATTGCTAGCGGACCATCAAGAAATAGAACTCAAGTATAATAAAGTACTAGAGGCATTCAATAGTTTTGATGCCCAAGAGGATTATCGTCAGCAACTTTTGTATCCAGCTTATAACTTGATAGCGACAATTAACCATCATGCCCAAAGAGAAGACAGAGCCCTTTTTAATTAGACCAATTCAGGAGACTGATCTTGATGCCGTTTTCAACTTGGCTTCGCAAACTGGTCCAGGAATGACTAGCTTGCCAGCGGATAAAAAAATCCTCACTGATAAAATTCAGGAATCAATTAATAGTTTTAAGATTAATCCAACCAAGCCAGGAAATGAATCATATCGATTTGTTATGGAGCTTGATGACAAGATAGTTGGTATAGCTGCAATTC comes from the Cyanobacteriota bacterium genome and includes:
- a CDS encoding hemerythrin domain-containing protein, coding for MEEILTKVKNEHEEIYQKLDKILQDLTKVKNIRDDEHLLKTSKVMLDYVKWLLESHFKDEERDLFPGIEDLEFKERLLADHQEIELKYNKVLEAFNSFDAQEDYRQQLLYPAYNLIATINHHAQREDRALFN